In the Methanobrevibacter boviskoreani JH1 genome, one interval contains:
- a CDS encoding ferritin-like domain-containing protein has protein sequence MVKYIHKIGTTVGTDVEKEVAGNFSGETQEVGIYLAMSRQASREGYGELAEVFKRLAHEEAEHAARFAEMNAVIKPTLKENIDMMLDGEQKANVEKREASEKAQAAGLEDAADFFRESSKDEGRHAKILEGIVERYF, from the coding sequence ATGGTAAAATATATTCATAAGATTGGTACCACAGTAGGTACAGATGTAGAAAAAGAAGTAGCAGGAAACTTTTCCGGAGAAACACAAGAAGTAGGTATTTACTTAGCAATGTCTAGACAAGCATCTAGAGAAGGTTACGGCGAATTAGCTGAAGTATTCAAAAGATTAGCTCATGAAGAAGCTGAACATGCTGCAAGATTTGCAGAAATGAATGCTGTAATCAAACCAACTTTAAAAGAAAATATTGACATGATGTTAGATGGTGAACAAAAAGCTAATGTAGAAAAAAGAGAGGCTTCTGAAAAAGCACAAGCAGCTGGACTTGAAGATGCAGCTGACTTCTTCAGAGAAAGTTCCAAAGACGAAGGACGTCATGCTAAAATTTTAGAAGGAATTGTTGAAAGATATTTCTAA
- a CDS encoding site-2 protease family protein, with translation MNGLWYYVIAFLLIWTIAAFYKLYHPDSKNLEMSFPILLMLKTDRFKGFIDKVAKKAPRFWKWYMNVGIVICFISMALMLVLLIQSLGTVLKTPSVSILIPGVEVPGSPIFIPFISGFIALILLIIVHEFSHGILARVEGIDIKSMGLLLFVILPGAFVEPDEKEVEKASRLSKLRIYGAGAMANIVLALIALIIFAAIANFAVPAVYDQSGVEITSVVNNGPAYGNLKEGMVITSINNHKVTNATSYSNAVYSLKPNTTAHITTDKGTYTFKLGENPNNKTLGYMGIRSQEHLVLKENIKNTYGNILPWGLLSLEDLFKWIYLINLSVGLFNLLPMKPLDGGLMLEELLSYKLSSENVKLITDYFTYFTLIVIVFSLVAGIFISL, from the coding sequence GTGAATGGTTTATGGTATTATGTAATTGCATTCCTTTTAATATGGACTATTGCAGCTTTTTATAAATTATATCATCCGGATTCTAAAAATTTGGAAATGTCCTTTCCAATACTTCTAATGTTGAAAACAGATAGATTTAAAGGATTTATTGATAAAGTTGCCAAAAAAGCGCCCAGATTCTGGAAATGGTATATGAATGTAGGTATTGTAATATGTTTTATCTCAATGGCATTAATGTTAGTTCTATTGATCCAATCACTTGGAACCGTTTTAAAAACCCCCTCAGTATCCATATTAATTCCAGGTGTTGAGGTTCCCGGCTCCCCGATATTCATACCTTTTATCTCAGGATTCATTGCTTTAATATTACTTATTATTGTTCATGAATTTTCTCATGGAATATTAGCTAGAGTGGAAGGTATTGATATTAAATCAATGGGTTTATTGCTCTTTGTTATTTTACCTGGTGCATTTGTAGAGCCTGATGAGAAGGAAGTTGAGAAAGCCTCCAGATTAAGTAAACTTAGGATTTATGGTGCAGGGGCCATGGCAAACATTGTACTTGCACTTATAGCATTGATTATTTTTGCAGCTATCGCAAACTTTGCTGTTCCTGCCGTATATGATCAAAGTGGTGTTGAGATTACAAGTGTTGTAAATAATGGCCCTGCTTACGGAAACCTTAAAGAGGGAATGGTTATTACATCAATAAATAATCATAAGGTAACAAACGCAACATCCTATTCAAATGCAGTCTATAGCCTAAAACCAAATACCACCGCACACATAACGACGGACAAGGGCACGTATACATTCAAGTTAGGTGAAAATCCCAACAACAAAACATTAGGTTATATGGGTATTAGGTCCCAGGAACATTTAGTTTTAAAGGAAAATATCAAGAACACCTATGGAAACATTCTACCATGGGGACTATTAAGCTTAGAAGATTTGTTTAAATGGATATATTTGATCAATCTTTCTGTAGGCCTGTTTAATCTACTTCCAATGAAACCATTAGATGGTGGATTAATGTTAGAGGAACTACTAAGTTATAAACTCTCCAGTGAAAATGTTAAACTAATTACAGATTACTTTACTTACTTCACACTAATAGTAATCGTATTTAGTTTAGTTGCGGGAATTTTTATTTCTTTATAA
- a CDS encoding glycosyltransferase: MVKISIIVPVYNTGHYLEQCLDSIINQTLEDIEIICVNDGSTDNSLSILEEYANNDDRIKIINQENKGQGFARNNGLKNANGEYILFVDSDDWIELNTCEVLYKKANVLDTDMLFFCAARYIEDEDKYDYTFKDYNYSSLGGKFWNRIFTYKDVPNIFKVAVSACLKLYNTDFLKKSDVHFPNNFFEDNFFFYSLFLKAEKLSIVENQFYNRRIRDDSTTQSGGRAFMDSIIAANQIIDVFKDNGLFEQYKNQLLRKKFNSNISRFFGIDDSLKEEYWGRLKEDFEDYRKYYDEEKDSFYYIIVDFYNNLIKSKNYQEFLESESVNLKNRHDNIKEKYESLDKESHNKINALNEKNKDLEEEYEELKKENDHLNEEINELSKFKRDVLNSRSWRITKPFRREK; encoded by the coding sequence ATGGTTAAGATATCTATAATTGTGCCGGTTTATAATACCGGGCATTATTTAGAACAATGTTTAGACAGTATTATTAATCAAACTCTAGAAGATATTGAAATTATATGCGTAAATGACGGATCTACTGATAATTCTTTATCTATCTTAGAAGAATATGCTAATAATGACGATCGTATTAAAATAATTAATCAAGAAAATAAAGGACAAGGTTTTGCTAGAAATAATGGCCTAAAAAATGCTAATGGAGAATATATCCTTTTTGTTGATTCTGATGATTGGATAGAACTTAATACATGTGAGGTATTATATAAAAAAGCTAATGTATTAGATACGGATATGCTTTTCTTCTGTGCTGCCCGTTATATTGAAGATGAAGATAAATATGACTATACCTTCAAAGACTATAATTACTCATCACTAGGAGGCAAATTCTGGAACAGGATTTTTACATACAAAGATGTACCTAATATTTTTAAGGTTGCGGTTTCTGCTTGTTTAAAATTATATAATACAGATTTTTTAAAAAAATCAGATGTTCATTTTCCGAATAATTTCTTTGAGGATAATTTTTTCTTCTATTCCCTATTTTTAAAAGCTGAGAAACTTTCAATTGTTGAAAATCAATTTTATAATCGCCGTATAAGAGATGATTCCACTACACAATCAGGTGGAAGGGCTTTTATGGACTCCATAATTGCTGCTAATCAGATTATTGATGTTTTTAAAGATAATGGACTATTTGAACAATATAAGAATCAATTATTGCGAAAAAAGTTTAATAGTAATATATCACGGTTCTTTGGTATTGACGACTCATTAAAAGAAGAGTATTGGGGTAGACTTAAAGAGGATTTCGAAGACTATAGAAAATATTATGATGAGGAAAAGGACTCATTCTATTATATTATTGTAGATTTTTATAATAACCTAATTAAATCCAAGAATTATCAAGAATTCTTAGAATCAGAATCAGTGAATTTAAAAAATAGACATGATAATATAAAAGAAAAGTATGAAAGTTTAGATAAAGAATCACATAATAAAATCAATGCATTAAATGAGAAAAACAAAGACTTAGAAGAGGAATATGAAGAATTAAAAAAAGAAAATGACCATTTAAATGAAGAAATTAACGAGCTAAGTAAATTTAAAAGAGATGTTTTAAACTCCAGAAGTTGGAGAATAACCAAGCCATTTAGAAGAGAAAAATAA
- a CDS encoding molybdopterin molybdotransferase MoeA: MFLSKLMPLNEAVSKLNDNQVIMDTETINIKDSYMRVLAEDIKSYYNSPPFDKSAMDGYAVIAENTFGASNNVHKTLKVIDHIGAGDYSDKEIHDGEAILIATGAPIPEGANAVIMAEYTSCDGDELSIHSQVTPGENISPKAEDIKEGQIVLKSNTLIRPQEIGLIASAGYNEIQVYKKPRVKIIVTGNELVEPSNDVDTKSKIINSNKYTISSMVESTGALVDVSHVYDVYDDVKEAIDDATKDYDLVITTGGTAISKGDVVLDAVDELGEILYHGVAMRPGKPAGAGVVNNTVVFTLSGQPVAAMSQFDVFVRTYLYRMEGLDYNFDIVKRESMLKIPSTLGRTDFIRTYSDHFHAKHVLNRGSGIIRSMVEANSYIIIDENNEGVEKGDMVDVVLFNTMNIEGL, from the coding sequence ATGTTTTTATCTAAATTAATGCCACTTAATGAGGCAGTTTCCAAACTTAATGATAATCAAGTAATTATGGATACAGAGACCATTAATATTAAAGATTCATATATGAGGGTTTTAGCTGAGGATATCAAATCTTATTATAATTCACCTCCATTTGATAAATCTGCTATGGATGGCTATGCGGTTATTGCAGAAAACACATTTGGAGCTTCAAATAATGTTCATAAAACATTAAAGGTTATTGATCATATTGGGGCAGGTGACTATTCTGATAAAGAGATACATGACGGTGAAGCTATTTTAATAGCTACTGGAGCACCAATTCCTGAAGGGGCAAATGCTGTTATAATGGCAGAGTATACCTCATGTGATGGTGATGAATTAAGTATCCATTCACAGGTGACTCCAGGTGAGAATATATCACCTAAGGCTGAGGATATTAAAGAAGGACAAATAGTTTTAAAGTCCAATACTTTAATAAGACCTCAGGAAATTGGTCTAATTGCTTCAGCAGGTTATAATGAGATTCAGGTCTATAAAAAACCCCGTGTAAAAATTATTGTAACAGGTAATGAACTAGTTGAACCTAGTAATGATGTGGATACAAAATCTAAAATCATCAATTCAAATAAGTACACAATATCCTCCATGGTTGAAAGTACTGGTGCTTTGGTAGATGTTAGTCATGTATATGATGTTTATGATGATGTAAAAGAGGCCATTGATGATGCTACAAAAGATTACGACCTTGTAATAACCACTGGTGGTACGGCTATTAGTAAAGGTGATGTGGTTCTTGATGCAGTTGACGAACTTGGTGAGATTTTATATCATGGTGTTGCCATGAGACCAGGTAAACCTGCAGGTGCTGGTGTAGTAAACAATACTGTCGTGTTCACCTTATCCGGTCAACCGGTTGCTGCAATGAGTCAATTTGATGTATTTGTTAGAACCTATCTATACCGGATGGAAGGTTTGGACTATAACTTTGATATAGTTAAAAGAGAGTCAATGTTAAAGATTCCATCTACCCTTGGTAGAACTGACTTTATTAGAACCTATTCAGATCATTTTCATGCAAAACATGTTTTAAATCGTGGTTCTGGTATTATAAGGTCAATGGTTGAAGCAAACAGCTATATTATTATTGATGAAAATAACGAGGGAGTTGAAAAGGGTGATATGGTTGATGTTGTTCTTTTCAATACAATGAATATAGAGGGTTTATAA
- the purL gene encoding phosphoribosylformylglycinamidine synthase subunit PurL yields MTLTDSEIEFITNLLGREMNSLEEGMLDVMFSEHCSYKSSRPFLKRFPTEGENIILGPGDDAGLVSITDKYALAVGMESHNHPSAVEPYGGAGTGIGGILRDIISMGAKPIALLDPLRFGPLEDQKSKYIFENVVKGISDYGNRVGVPTVAGEIEFDESFRTNPLVNVMCVGLVEKDKIVYGKAPNVGDVFFLMGGTTGRDGINGVTFASEELTSDSETEDRPAVQVGDPFTKKRVMEASYEILDKIHVSGVKDLGGGGLTCCISELAGACENGAIVDLNAIPLRETGMTPYEIMLSESQERMVFVINPKDVDLATKICDKHELPSAVIGEVTEGNNMIVKDFEKNQELCNLPTIVLSDPPSISRTIREPVCDEELVEVEDVDFAEALLKLLSSPNIASKVWVYRQYDYEVQLRTAVKPGDDAAVLKIDDDVGVALTVDSNPIHTKLSPFDGGAGSVAEGIRNIVSVGAKPYAIVDCLNFGNPENPEILWQFKQCIEGMSQISEKFNAPIISGNVSFYNENEGAKINPTPAVGLIGVENLENIRTLEFKNESDKIVIVGNTYDELNGSEYHRTLFNIEQGTAPKVRIDDEFNAAKNILDLLEEDGDKNITAIHDCSAGGIAIALSEMAIKSNLGAEINTSEIPVDSDMKFNNLLFSESHGRYIMTVKADAVDDILSKIDVPAACIGEVKGLDLKFDDVSIPVADLTDAYTDVIESYMK; encoded by the coding sequence ATGACTTTAACAGATTCTGAAATAGAGTTTATCACTAATTTATTAGGTAGAGAAATGAATTCTCTAGAGGAAGGTATGTTAGATGTAATGTTTTCAGAACATTGTTCTTATAAAAGTAGTAGACCTTTTTTAAAAAGATTTCCTACTGAAGGGGAAAACATTATATTAGGTCCTGGAGATGATGCAGGATTAGTATCAATAACAGATAAATATGCTCTTGCAGTAGGTATGGAGAGTCATAATCACCCTTCTGCAGTAGAACCTTATGGTGGAGCAGGTACTGGAATTGGTGGAATTTTAAGGGATATCATATCAATGGGTGCAAAACCTATTGCACTTCTTGATCCATTAAGATTCGGACCATTAGAAGATCAAAAATCCAAATATATTTTTGAAAACGTTGTAAAAGGTATATCTGATTATGGTAATCGCGTAGGTGTTCCGACTGTTGCAGGAGAAATTGAGTTTGATGAATCATTTAGAACAAATCCTCTTGTAAATGTAATGTGTGTAGGTCTTGTTGAAAAGGATAAGATCGTATATGGTAAAGCTCCTAATGTTGGAGATGTATTTTTCTTAATGGGTGGAACTACCGGTAGAGATGGAATTAATGGTGTAACTTTCGCATCTGAAGAATTGACCTCTGATAGTGAAACTGAGGATAGGCCTGCAGTGCAAGTAGGAGATCCATTTACTAAAAAACGTGTAATGGAAGCATCATATGAGATTCTCGATAAGATTCATGTTTCAGGTGTTAAGGACTTAGGTGGTGGAGGATTAACCTGTTGTATTTCAGAACTTGCAGGTGCCTGTGAAAATGGTGCAATCGTTGATTTGAATGCAATACCACTTAGGGAAACTGGTATGACACCATATGAGATAATGTTGTCTGAATCACAGGAGAGAATGGTGTTTGTAATCAATCCTAAGGATGTTGATTTAGCAACTAAGATATGTGATAAACATGAACTTCCTTCTGCTGTAATCGGTGAGGTTACAGAAGGAAACAATATGATTGTAAAGGACTTTGAAAAGAATCAGGAATTATGTAACCTTCCAACTATTGTGTTATCAGATCCTCCTTCAATATCAAGAACTATCCGCGAACCTGTATGTGATGAGGAACTTGTTGAAGTTGAGGATGTGGATTTTGCCGAGGCATTACTTAAACTCTTATCCTCACCAAATATTGCAAGTAAGGTGTGGGTCTATAGGCAATATGATTATGAGGTTCAGCTTAGAACCGCTGTTAAGCCAGGTGATGATGCAGCTGTACTTAAGATTGATGATGATGTAGGTGTTGCATTAACAGTAGATTCAAATCCAATCCATACTAAATTATCACCATTCGATGGTGGAGCAGGTTCTGTAGCAGAGGGTATAAGAAATATTGTATCAGTAGGTGCAAAGCCTTATGCTATAGTGGATTGTTTAAACTTCGGTAATCCTGAGAATCCGGAGATTTTATGGCAATTTAAACAATGTATTGAGGGCATGTCTCAGATTTCCGAGAAATTCAATGCACCAATTATTAGTGGTAATGTTAGTTTTTATAATGAAAACGAAGGTGCAAAAATTAATCCAACACCTGCTGTAGGTTTGATTGGTGTTGAAAATCTTGAGAATATCAGGACCCTTGAGTTTAAAAATGAATCCGATAAGATAGTTATTGTTGGTAATACCTATGATGAGTTAAATGGTTCCGAATATCATAGAACCTTGTTTAATATTGAACAGGGTACCGCACCTAAGGTAAGAATCGATGATGAATTTAATGCTGCAAAGAATATTTTGGATTTATTGGAAGAGGATGGAGATAAAAATATTACAGCTATTCATGATTGTTCTGCTGGTGGAATAGCTATTGCTTTAAGTGAAATGGCTATCAAATCTAATTTAGGTGCTGAGATTAATACCTCTGAGATTCCAGTTGATTCAGACATGAAATTCAATAATCTATTATTTTCCGAATCCCATGGAAGGTATATAATGACTGTTAAGGCTGATGCTGTCGATGATATATTATCAAAGATAGATGTTCCTGCAGCTTGTATTGGTGAAGTCAAAGGTCTTGATTTGAAATTTGATGATGTTTCAATTCCTGTTGCAGATCTAACAGACGCTTATACAGATGTTATAGAATCTTATATGAAATAA
- a CDS encoding methionine adenosyltransferase has product MRNIIVDELDQKYIEDKEIEIVERKGIGHPDSISDGLGEAVSHALCQMYMDEFGGILHHNTDEVQITAGESDPHFGGGEILKPIDILLTGRGVHEYDGVKLPLERVAIDAAKEFLDKTIINLDVESDCVVQCKIGKGSGDLVDVFSRKGAISSNDTSFGVGYAPFSEVENIVLKTENLLNSKAFKKQHPAIGEDIKVMGLRDKDDITLTIGCAMVSKYVDDRDAYISIREELKDIVADFASGLTNRNLDVYVNTADDDNKQDESGYYLTVSGTSAEMGDDGSVGRGNRANGLITPCRPMSMEATSGKNPINHVGKIYNLLSNKIANDVVENVEGVKQADLMILSQIGKPIDQPKAASTQIILEDGYKLEDVNKNVETIVDKWLEDISVITEEVVSGKAKTF; this is encoded by the coding sequence ATGAGAAATATAATAGTTGATGAATTAGATCAAAAATATATTGAAGATAAGGAAATTGAAATTGTTGAAAGAAAAGGTATAGGTCATCCTGATAGTATTAGTGATGGTTTAGGTGAAGCTGTAAGCCATGCATTATGCCAAATGTATATGGATGAATTTGGAGGTATTCTTCACCATAACACTGATGAAGTTCAGATTACAGCAGGTGAATCAGATCCTCACTTTGGTGGAGGAGAAATCTTAAAACCTATTGACATTCTTTTAACAGGTAGAGGTGTTCATGAATATGATGGAGTTAAATTACCTCTTGAAAGAGTAGCAATTGATGCTGCTAAGGAATTTTTAGATAAAACCATCATTAACTTAGATGTTGAATCAGATTGTGTTGTACAATGTAAGATAGGTAAAGGTTCAGGAGATTTAGTTGATGTTTTCTCAAGAAAAGGTGCTATCTCAAGTAATGATACTTCTTTCGGTGTAGGATATGCTCCATTTTCCGAAGTGGAAAATATTGTATTAAAAACTGAAAACCTTTTAAACTCCAAAGCCTTTAAGAAACAACACCCTGCAATTGGTGAGGATATTAAAGTAATGGGTCTTAGAGACAAAGATGATATTACCTTAACAATAGGTTGTGCTATGGTATCTAAATATGTAGATGATAGGGATGCTTATATTTCTATTAGGGAAGAATTAAAAGATATTGTAGCTGATTTTGCTTCTGGCTTAACAAATCGTAACTTAGATGTTTATGTAAACACTGCTGATGATGATAATAAACAGGACGAATCTGGTTACTATTTAACTGTTAGTGGTACCTCTGCAGAAATGGGAGATGATGGTTCTGTAGGAAGAGGTAACAGAGCTAACGGTCTTATTACTCCATGCAGACCAATGTCTATGGAAGCAACTTCCGGTAAAAATCCTATTAACCATGTAGGTAAAATCTATAATTTATTATCTAATAAAATAGCTAATGATGTTGTGGAAAATGTTGAAGGAGTTAAACAAGCTGATTTAATGATTTTAAGTCAAATCGGTAAACCAATAGATCAACCTAAAGCTGCATCTACCCAAATTATCTTGGAAGATGGTTACAAATTAGAAGATGTTAATAAAAATGTTGAAACTATTGTAGATAAATGGCTTGAAGATATATCAGTTATTACTGAAGAAGTTGTTTCAGGTAAAGCTAAAACTTTCTAG
- a CDS encoding DUF192 domain-containing protein, translated as MYNTFLKRFKGLMFEKYIKNPILFIVPQNIFHKRLIIHSFFMKIPIDIMVVNDRLEIIDKTSLKPWHYYKVNEEIACFIELEYGFLNKHNIKINDKIKII; from the coding sequence ATATATAATACATTTTTAAAAAGATTTAAAGGACTAATGTTTGAAAAGTATATAAAAAATCCGATACTATTTATTGTTCCACAGAATATATTTCATAAAAGATTAATAATCCACAGTTTTTTTATGAAAATCCCAATCGATATAATGGTAGTAAATGATAGACTGGAAATCATTGATAAAACCAGTCTTAAGCCATGGCATTACTATAAAGTTAATGAGGAGATTGCCTGCTTTATAGAATTGGAATACGGATTTTTAAACAAACATAATATTAAAATTAATGATAAAATAAAAATTATTTGA
- a CDS encoding dihydromethanopterin reductase (acceptor) — MRIGWAFTGAGHLLNESVQVFQQLAKDNEVTVFLSSASEEVLKMYGLYENVKHLTGGRYREFATDSNQRFSFPITGRFSLGKYDLLIVSPATANTVSKIVYGISDTLVTNAVAQAGKGRVPTIIVPVDITPGDIDTVLPSKLELSKCEKCDPCTAALTCPNDAIIPYKEISLLKCLGCGLCKDSCPHGAISVGKVIQMHMRDIDIENTKKLREIEGINVIEHPSKIIPFIEENLN; from the coding sequence ATGCGTATTGGATGGGCTTTTACTGGTGCAGGACATTTACTTAATGAAAGTGTTCAGGTTTTTCAACAACTTGCAAAGGATAATGAGGTTACCGTATTTCTCTCTTCTGCAAGTGAGGAAGTTTTAAAAATGTATGGATTGTATGAAAATGTTAAGCACCTTACCGGAGGCCGCTATAGGGAATTTGCCACTGATTCCAATCAAAGATTCAGCTTTCCAATTACAGGTAGATTCTCCCTTGGTAAATATGATTTGCTGATTGTATCACCTGCAACAGCAAACACCGTATCAAAAATTGTATATGGAATATCAGATACACTGGTTACAAATGCCGTGGCACAAGCAGGTAAAGGCAGGGTGCCTACTATTATTGTACCTGTAGACATTACTCCTGGAGATATAGATACGGTTCTTCCTTCTAAACTAGAACTTTCTAAATGTGAAAAGTGTGATCCCTGTACTGCTGCATTGACTTGTCCTAATGATGCCATTATCCCTTATAAAGAAATATCTTTACTAAAATGTTTAGGCTGTGGACTCTGTAAAGACTCATGTCCTCATGGTGCAATTTCAGTTGGAAAGGTTATTCAAATGCATATGAGAGATATTGATATTGAAAATACCAAGAAACTTAGAGAAATTGAGGGTATTAATGTTATAGAACATCCGTCAAAGATCATTCCATTTATTGAGGAAAATCTTAATTAA
- the glyA gene encoding serine hydroxymethyltransferase encodes MSNQEYITEFQGYLKQHNDWMKNSINLIASENITSADVKTAMVSDLSHRYAEGKSHERLYEGCKYIDDIEDLTVDLNKKLFNAKYVDVRTVSGVTANLAAFFAFTKYNDKLMALEVPYGGHISHANVSAAGIHGLKNVSHPFNPDIMNIDADKMKKTIIEEKPKVVLLGGSLFLFPHPVAEAREAADEVGAKVLYDGAHVLGLIAGKQFQDPLKEGADVMMGSTHKSFPGTQGGIILSDHEEYADKIDDAVFPGVVSNYHLHHLAGLGIATAEMLEFGEAYAKQIIKNAKALAQALYELGFNVLCEDLGFTESHQVAVDVTNITDGNTFAKKLERNNIILNKNLLPWDDVNNSDNPSGIRIGTSEITRRGLKEKNMSEIAEFIKRVVVDDENVKDEVSEYMNNYTKVHYAFRETEAYEYLQF; translated from the coding sequence ATGTCAAATCAAGAATATATAACCGAGTTTCAGGGTTATCTTAAGCAACATAATGACTGGATGAAAAATAGTATTAACCTTATAGCAAGTGAGAACATTACAAGTGCAGATGTTAAAACAGCTATGGTTTCTGATTTATCCCATAGATATGCTGAAGGTAAATCCCATGAAAGGTTATATGAAGGATGTAAATATATTGATGATATTGAGGATTTAACTGTTGATTTAAATAAAAAATTGTTTAATGCTAAGTATGTTGATGTTAGGACAGTTTCTGGTGTAACTGCTAATTTAGCAGCTTTCTTTGCATTTACTAAATACAATGATAAATTAATGGCTTTAGAAGTACCTTATGGTGGACATATTTCACATGCTAATGTTTCTGCTGCAGGAATTCATGGATTAAAAAATGTTTCCCATCCATTTAATCCTGATATAATGAATATTGATGCAGATAAAATGAAGAAAACCATTATTGAAGAAAAACCTAAGGTTGTTCTTTTAGGTGGAAGCTTATTCTTATTCCCACATCCTGTTGCAGAAGCTCGTGAAGCTGCAGACGAAGTTGGAGCTAAAGTTTTATATGATGGAGCTCATGTTTTAGGATTAATCGCAGGTAAACAATTCCAAGATCCTTTAAAAGAAGGAGCAGATGTTATGATGGGAAGTACACATAAATCATTCCCTGGAACTCAGGGGGGAATTATCTTATCTGATCATGAGGAATATGCAGATAAAATTGATGATGCAGTATTCCCTGGTGTTGTAAGTAATTATCACCTTCACCATTTAGCAGGATTAGGTATTGCAACTGCTGAAATGTTAGAATTTGGAGAGGCTTATGCTAAACAAATTATTAAAAATGCAAAAGCTTTAGCTCAGGCATTATATGAATTAGGATTTAATGTTTTATGTGAGGATTTAGGTTTCACTGAATCTCACCAAGTTGCAGTTGATGTAACTAATATTACTGACGGAAATACCTTTGCTAAAAAATTAGAAAGAAACAACATCATATTAAATAAAAACCTTCTTCCTTGGGATGATGTAAACAACAGTGATAATCCATCCGGAATTAGGATAGGTACATCCGAGATTACAAGAAGAGGATTAAAAGAGAAAAACATGTCTGAAATTGCTGAGTTTATTAAAAGAGTTGTGGTTGACGACGAAAATGTTAAGGATGAAGTTTCTGAATATATGAACAATTACACAAAAGTTCATTATGCTTTTAGAGAAACAGAGGCATATGAATATCTTCAGTTCTAA